From Patescibacteria group bacterium:
CAGGCAATGGAAATATGAGCATGCTGCTATCTGAGCTGGGTTATAATGTAACGGCTATTGAAATTTCGCCAGAGATGACCCGAGTTGCTTCAAACAACGCACCCAAGGCAAAAATAATTACAGATGATTTCTTGAGCCACCAATTTGATAAAAGTTTTACGGGAATATTGGCAATTGCCTTTATCCATCTTTTTCCGAAACAAGACTTATTTAGGGTATTAAATAAAATAAAAGATTTACTAGAAAATGATGGAAAGGTTTATTTTTCTACAACTAAGCATCGGAATTCCGAGGAAGGGATGTTTTCAAAAAATAATTTCAAGGATAAA
This genomic window contains:
- a CDS encoding methyltransferase domain-containing protein, with protein sequence MSKDYLQLNKETYDRLAKEFQDKIGSRLSSDKRVVERFVSFLPTPSSNINILDIGPGNGNMSMLLSELGYNVTAIEISPEMTRVASNNAPKAKIITDDFLSHQFDKSFTGILAIAFIHLFPKQDLFRVLNKIKDLLENDGKVYFSTTKHRNSEEGMFSKNNFKDKSKRFRHKFTKEELWEQLEKIGFRIIDYSEDIGCEEENKIWMNFIVSK